A stretch of the Musa acuminata AAA Group cultivar baxijiao chromosome BXJ2-7, Cavendish_Baxijiao_AAA, whole genome shotgun sequence genome encodes the following:
- the LOC103990422 gene encoding putative lipase ROG1, which yields MVREMNGGVGDVGGEDWTEEESVNGGNDVWSSSRPADHLVVMVHGILGSTADWKFAAQQFVAMLPDKVIVHCSESNMYKLTLDGVDIMGERLAEEIIEVVNKRLYLRKISFIAHSVGGLVARYAIGRLYRPLIMKSLENPLCDACDDSHRGTIYGLEAVNFITVATPHLGSRGNKQVPFLFGVTAIEKVASLVIHWIFRRTGKHLFLTDDDEGKPPLLQRMVDDCDDLQFMSSLQAFKRRVAYSNVGYDHIVGWRTSSIRRNSQLPKWEDSLSEKYPHVVYEEYSAGSRNDKCTDDSLINGDCDLLEEKLVTGLAHLSWEKVDVSFHNSSIHRFAAHSVIQVKDPFMHIEGADVIQHMIDHFLT from the exons ATGGTGCGTGAGATGAATGGAGGGGTGGGGGACGTCGGGGGAGAGGATTGGACGGAGGAGGAGAGCGTCAATGGCGGGAACGACGTTTGGAGCTCGTCCCGCCCCGCGGACCACCTTGTGGTGATGGTTCATGGCATCCTCGGGAG CACTGCTGACTGGAAGTTTGCAGCCCAGCAATTTGTTGCAATGCTTCCAGATAAAGTGATAGTTCATT GCAGTGAAAGCAACATGTATAAGCTAACATTAGATGGTGTTGATATTATGGGTGAACGATTAGCAGAAGAG ATTATTGAAGTGGTCAACAAAAGGCTGTATCTTCGAAAAATTTCATTTATTGCACACTCGGTTGGAGGATTGGTTGCAAGATATGCAATTGGGAGACTGTATAGACCCCTCATAATGAAATCCCTAGAAAATCCTCTCTGTGATGCCTGTGATGATAGTCACAGAGGTACTATCTATGGTCTGGAAGCAGTCAATTTCATCACAGTTGCTACACCCCATCTTGGTTCTAGAGGAAACAAACAG GTCCCATTTCTTTTCGGTGTCACTGCCATTGAAAAAGTTGCTTCTCTTGTCATTCACTGGATATTTAGAAGAACGGGCAAACATCTTTTCCTAACAGACGATGATGAAGGAAAGCCTCCATTATTGCAACGAATGGTGGATGATTGTGATGACCTTCAGTTTAT GTCTTCCCTGCAAGCATTCAAACGCCGAGTGGCCTATTCCAATGTTGGTTATGATC ACATAGTCGGCTGGAGGACGTCATCTATCAGGCGTAACTCTCAACTGCCTAAG TGGGAGGATTCGCTGAGTGAGAAATACCCACATGTTGTATATGAAGAATACTCAGCAGGAAGCAGAAATGATAAGTGCACAGATGATTCACTAATTAATGGTGACTGTGATCTATTAGAAG AAAAGCTAGTAACAGGCCTCGCACATTTGTCTTGGGAAAAAGTCGATGTCAGTTTTCACAACAGCAGCATCCATAGGTTTGCTGCACATAGTGTCATTCAG GTTAAGGATCCATTCATGCATATAGAAGGTGCAGACGTTATACAACATATGATCGATCACTTTCTTACTTGa
- the LOC135582323 gene encoding protein ARABIDILLO 1-like isoform X1, producing MQELIGRVGIPPSRVGLLAMSRRVRRRTSQSRDKEKVAVSPPYAEAPDHCEIPRPGGCCCGGGGGAAGVDWTALPDDTVVQIFSRLNYRDRASLASTCRSWRRLGSSPSLWTSLDLRAHRCDPDIAAGLAGRCAHLRRLRFHGSSSASALIYLQARGLREIAGDCCREITDATLSVLAARHEALESLQIGPDPCMRITSDAVRHIAMCCTRLRRLRLSGIREVHGEAINALAKHCPQLAELAFLDCGLIDEGALEKVVSLRFLSVAGSRNLKWSTASLSWSNLPSLVAMDVSRTDVSASAVLKLLLTSKTLKVLCALNCTVFEEEWSYNSTACRKTKGKLLLAQFSNVFSGVASFFKGYGYVVREQSIFAEWRSLLNEDKNLSDIMSWLEWILSHSLLRVAESNPNGMDGFWLRQGAALLLSLVKSFQEDVQERAATGLAIFVVTDDENATVEPARAEAVLQNDGIPLLLELARSSQEGVQSEAAKAIANLSVNSKVAKAVADEGGIRILANLARSSNRVVAEEAAGGLWNLSVGEEHKAAIADAGGVKALVNLIFKWTSGVDGVLERAAGALANLAADDKCSVEIAMAGGVRALVTLARTCKVEGVQEQVFSSQAARALANLAAHGDSNSNNAAVGQEEGALEALVQLTFSQNEGVRQEAAGALWNLSFDDRNREAIALAGGVEALVALAHACANASQGLQERAAGALWGLSVSEANSIAIGREGGVAPLIALARSDAEDVHETAAGALWNLAFNSGNALRIIEEGGVPALVHLCSSSGSKMARFMAALALAYMFDGRMDEVALVGSSLEGRWKSVNFDGARRMALKHIEAFVLTFSDPQVFSMAASSSAPAALAQVADAARIQEAGHLRCSAAEIGRYVAMLRNPSSVLRACAAFALLQFTIPGGWHAAHHASLLQKAGAARVLRAAAAATTAPIEAKICARIVLRNLEHHQLEAST from the exons ATGCAAGAGCTGATCGGCCGTGTGGGGATTCCTCCATCCCGAGTCGGTTTGCTCGCGATGAGCCGCAGGGTGCGGCGGCGGACCTCCCAATCCAGAGATAAGGAGAAGGTCGCCGTGTCGCCGCCCTACGCTGAGGCTCCCGACCACTGCGAGATCCCGCGGCCCGGCGGCtgctgctgcggcggcggcggtggagcggCGGGCGTGGACTGGACCGCTCTCCCCGACGATACGGTGGTACAGATCTTCTCCCGCCTCAATTACCGCGACCGAGCGAGCCTCGCCTCCACCTGCCGCTCCTGGCGCCGCCTCGGCTCCTCCCCTTCCCTGTGGACGTCGCTCGACCTCCGCGCCCACCGCTGCGACCCCGACATCGCGGCCGGCCTCGCGGGGCGGTGCGCTCACCTCCGCCGGCTCCGCTTCCACGGATCCTCCTCTGCCTCTGCACTCATCTACCTCCAGGCGCGCGGCCTCCGGGAGATTGCCGGAGACTGCTGCCGCGAGATCACCGACGCCACCCTCTCCGTGCTTGCCGCGCGCCATGAGGCCCTCGAGAGCCTTCAGATCGGCCCGGACCCCTGCATGAGGATCACCAGCGATGCAGTCCGCCATATAGCCATGTGCTGCACGAGGCTGAGGCGGCTGCGCCTCTCTGGTATACGGGAAGTCCATGGCGAGGCCATTAACGCCCTTGCGAAGCACTGTCCGCAATTGGCGGAGCTTGCGTTCTTGGACTGTGGCTTAATCGATGAGGGTGCACTTGAGAAGGTGGTGTCACTGAGATTCTTGTCGGTGGCTGGCTCGAGGAATTTGAAGTGGTCTACGGCATCCCTCTCATGGAGCAATCTCCCAAGCTTGGTTGCTATGGACGTCTCAAGGACGGATGTGTCTGCTAGTGCTGTCTTGAAACTTCTCTTGACGTCAAAGACTTTGAAGGTACTTTGCGCTCTCAACTGTACAGTATTCGAGGAGGAATGGAGCTATAATTCTACAGCATGCAGAAAAACTAAGGGAAAGCTGCTCCTTGCCCAATTCTCCAACGTGTTCAGTGGGGTTGCTTCTTTCTTCAAAGGATATGGATATGTTGTTAGAGAACAGAGTATTTTTGCAGAATGGAGAAGCTTGCTGAATGAGGATAAGAACCTGAGTGATATCATGAGCTGGCTGGAGTGGATACTCTCACACTCTCTTCTTCGAGTGGCAGAGAGTAATCCAAATGGAATGGATGGATTTTGGTTGAGACAAGGGGCTGCTCTTTTGCTGAGCTTAGTCAAAAGTTTTCAGGAGGATGTACAGGAAAGAGCAGCAACTGGGCTGGCCATATTTGTAGTGACTGATGACGAGAATGCAACAGTGGAACCAGCAAGAGCAGAAGCGGttttgcaaaatgatggaatcccCTTGCTTCTGGAACTTGCAAGGTCTTCTCAGGAGGGTGTGCAGTCTGAAGCTGCAAAG GCCATTGCAAACTTGTCAGTGAATTCCAAAGTTGCAAAAGCAGTTGCTGATGAAGGGGGCATACGTATCCTAGCTAATCTCGCAAGGTCCTCAAACAGAGTGGTTGCTGAAGAAGCTGCTGGAGGGCTTTGGAACCTGTCTGTGGGAGAAGAGCACAAG GCAGCCATTGCTGATGCTGGTGGGGTAAAAGCTCTGGTGAATCTTATCTTCAAATGGACATCTGGAGTTGATGGAGTTCTT GAACGAGCTGCTGGTGCACTTGCAAATCTGGCTGCTGATGACAAGTGCAGTGTTGAGATTGCGATGGCCGGTGGTGTCCGTGCACTTGTTACACTCGCTAGGACATGCAAGGTTGAGGGAGTGCAAGAACAG GTGTTCTCCTCTCAGGCTGCTCGAGCATTAGCCAATTTGGCAGCTCATGGTGACAGCAATAGTAATAATGCTGCTGTTGGTCAAGAGGAGGGTGCACTTGAGGCACTAGTGCAATTGACTTTTTCTCAAAATGAAGGTGTAAG GCAAGAAGCTGCTGGCGCTTTATGGAACTTATCATTTGATGATAGAAATCGAGAAGCTATCGCTTTAGCTGGTGGAGTTGAAGCCTTG GTAGCTCTTGCACATGCATGTGCAAATGCTTCTCAAGGACTTCAGGAAAGGGCTGCTGGAGCTTTGTGGGGCTTGTCAGTCTCGGAAGCTAATAG CATCGCAATTGGACGAGAAGGTGGTGTTGCACCATTAATCGCATTGGCACGCTCAGATGCTGAA GATGTTCATGAGACTGCCGCTGGGGCTCTCTGGAATCTTGCTTTTAATTCTGGTAATGCTCTCCGAATAATTGAAGAAGGGGGAGTTCCAGCTCTTGTACATCTTTGTTCATCATCTGGATCAAAAATGGCTCGTTTTATGGCTGCATTGGCACTTGCTTACATGTTTGATGGAAG AATGGATGAAGTTGCACTAGTTGGCTCTTCATTAGAAGGTCGTTGGAAGAGTGTTAACTTTGATGGGGCTAGAAGGATGGCATTGAAGCATATAGAAGCTTTCGTGTTGACCTTTTCAGATCCACAAGTTTTCTCGATGGCTGCCTCATCCTCAGCTCCTGCAGCCTTGGCACAGGTAGCGGATGCAGCTCGTATACAAGAAGCAGGTCATTTGAGATGCAG TGCTGCTGAGATTGGGAGATATGTTGCCATGCTACGGAATCCTTCATCTGTCCTTCGTGCCTGTGCTGCTTTTGCTCTTCTTCAG TTCACTATTCCTGGAGGTTGGCATGCAGCACACCATGCCAGCCTTTTGCAGAAAGCTGGAGCAGCACGTGTCCTTCGTGCCGCTGCTGCGGCTACCACTGCTCCCATTGAAGCCAAAATATGTGCAAGGATAGTTCTCAGGAATCTTGAACACCACCAACTAGAAGCATCAACATAA
- the LOC135582323 gene encoding protein ARABIDILLO 1-like isoform X2, whose protein sequence is MQELIGRVGIPPSRVGLLAMSRRVRRRTSQSRDKEKVAVSPPYAEAPDHCEIPRPGGCCCGGGGGAAGVDWTALPDDTVVQIFSRLNYRDRASLASTCRSWRRLGSSPSLWTSLDLRAHRCDPDIAAGLAGRCAHLRRLRFHGSSSASALIYLQARGLREIAGDCCREITDATLSVLAARHEALESLQIGPDPCMRITSDAVRHIAMCCTRLRRLRLSGIREVHGEAINALAKHCPQLAELAFLDCGLIDEGALEKVVSLRFLSVAGSRNLKWSTASLSWSNLPSLVAMDVSRTDVSASAVLKLLLTSKTLKVLCALNCTVFEEEWSYNSTACRKTKGKLLLAQFSNVFSGVASFFKGYGYVVREQSIFAEWRSLLNEDKNLSDIMSWLEWILSHSLLRVAESNPNGMDGFWLRQGAALLLSLVKSFQEDVQERAATGLAIFVVTDDENATVEPARAEAVLQNDGIPLLLELARSSQEGVQSEAAKAIANLSVNSKVAKAVADEGGIRILANLARSSNRVVAEEAAGGLWNLSVGEEHKAAIADAGGVKALVNLIFKWTSGVDGVLERAAGALANLAADDKCSVEIAMAGGVRALVTLARTCKVEGVQEQAARALANLAAHGDSNSNNAAVGQEEGALEALVQLTFSQNEGVRQEAAGALWNLSFDDRNREAIALAGGVEALVALAHACANASQGLQERAAGALWGLSVSEANSIAIGREGGVAPLIALARSDAEDVHETAAGALWNLAFNSGNALRIIEEGGVPALVHLCSSSGSKMARFMAALALAYMFDGRMDEVALVGSSLEGRWKSVNFDGARRMALKHIEAFVLTFSDPQVFSMAASSSAPAALAQVADAARIQEAGHLRCSAAEIGRYVAMLRNPSSVLRACAAFALLQFTIPGGWHAAHHASLLQKAGAARVLRAAAAATTAPIEAKICARIVLRNLEHHQLEAST, encoded by the exons ATGCAAGAGCTGATCGGCCGTGTGGGGATTCCTCCATCCCGAGTCGGTTTGCTCGCGATGAGCCGCAGGGTGCGGCGGCGGACCTCCCAATCCAGAGATAAGGAGAAGGTCGCCGTGTCGCCGCCCTACGCTGAGGCTCCCGACCACTGCGAGATCCCGCGGCCCGGCGGCtgctgctgcggcggcggcggtggagcggCGGGCGTGGACTGGACCGCTCTCCCCGACGATACGGTGGTACAGATCTTCTCCCGCCTCAATTACCGCGACCGAGCGAGCCTCGCCTCCACCTGCCGCTCCTGGCGCCGCCTCGGCTCCTCCCCTTCCCTGTGGACGTCGCTCGACCTCCGCGCCCACCGCTGCGACCCCGACATCGCGGCCGGCCTCGCGGGGCGGTGCGCTCACCTCCGCCGGCTCCGCTTCCACGGATCCTCCTCTGCCTCTGCACTCATCTACCTCCAGGCGCGCGGCCTCCGGGAGATTGCCGGAGACTGCTGCCGCGAGATCACCGACGCCACCCTCTCCGTGCTTGCCGCGCGCCATGAGGCCCTCGAGAGCCTTCAGATCGGCCCGGACCCCTGCATGAGGATCACCAGCGATGCAGTCCGCCATATAGCCATGTGCTGCACGAGGCTGAGGCGGCTGCGCCTCTCTGGTATACGGGAAGTCCATGGCGAGGCCATTAACGCCCTTGCGAAGCACTGTCCGCAATTGGCGGAGCTTGCGTTCTTGGACTGTGGCTTAATCGATGAGGGTGCACTTGAGAAGGTGGTGTCACTGAGATTCTTGTCGGTGGCTGGCTCGAGGAATTTGAAGTGGTCTACGGCATCCCTCTCATGGAGCAATCTCCCAAGCTTGGTTGCTATGGACGTCTCAAGGACGGATGTGTCTGCTAGTGCTGTCTTGAAACTTCTCTTGACGTCAAAGACTTTGAAGGTACTTTGCGCTCTCAACTGTACAGTATTCGAGGAGGAATGGAGCTATAATTCTACAGCATGCAGAAAAACTAAGGGAAAGCTGCTCCTTGCCCAATTCTCCAACGTGTTCAGTGGGGTTGCTTCTTTCTTCAAAGGATATGGATATGTTGTTAGAGAACAGAGTATTTTTGCAGAATGGAGAAGCTTGCTGAATGAGGATAAGAACCTGAGTGATATCATGAGCTGGCTGGAGTGGATACTCTCACACTCTCTTCTTCGAGTGGCAGAGAGTAATCCAAATGGAATGGATGGATTTTGGTTGAGACAAGGGGCTGCTCTTTTGCTGAGCTTAGTCAAAAGTTTTCAGGAGGATGTACAGGAAAGAGCAGCAACTGGGCTGGCCATATTTGTAGTGACTGATGACGAGAATGCAACAGTGGAACCAGCAAGAGCAGAAGCGGttttgcaaaatgatggaatcccCTTGCTTCTGGAACTTGCAAGGTCTTCTCAGGAGGGTGTGCAGTCTGAAGCTGCAAAG GCCATTGCAAACTTGTCAGTGAATTCCAAAGTTGCAAAAGCAGTTGCTGATGAAGGGGGCATACGTATCCTAGCTAATCTCGCAAGGTCCTCAAACAGAGTGGTTGCTGAAGAAGCTGCTGGAGGGCTTTGGAACCTGTCTGTGGGAGAAGAGCACAAG GCAGCCATTGCTGATGCTGGTGGGGTAAAAGCTCTGGTGAATCTTATCTTCAAATGGACATCTGGAGTTGATGGAGTTCTT GAACGAGCTGCTGGTGCACTTGCAAATCTGGCTGCTGATGACAAGTGCAGTGTTGAGATTGCGATGGCCGGTGGTGTCCGTGCACTTGTTACACTCGCTAGGACATGCAAGGTTGAGGGAGTGCAAGAACAG GCTGCTCGAGCATTAGCCAATTTGGCAGCTCATGGTGACAGCAATAGTAATAATGCTGCTGTTGGTCAAGAGGAGGGTGCACTTGAGGCACTAGTGCAATTGACTTTTTCTCAAAATGAAGGTGTAAG GCAAGAAGCTGCTGGCGCTTTATGGAACTTATCATTTGATGATAGAAATCGAGAAGCTATCGCTTTAGCTGGTGGAGTTGAAGCCTTG GTAGCTCTTGCACATGCATGTGCAAATGCTTCTCAAGGACTTCAGGAAAGGGCTGCTGGAGCTTTGTGGGGCTTGTCAGTCTCGGAAGCTAATAG CATCGCAATTGGACGAGAAGGTGGTGTTGCACCATTAATCGCATTGGCACGCTCAGATGCTGAA GATGTTCATGAGACTGCCGCTGGGGCTCTCTGGAATCTTGCTTTTAATTCTGGTAATGCTCTCCGAATAATTGAAGAAGGGGGAGTTCCAGCTCTTGTACATCTTTGTTCATCATCTGGATCAAAAATGGCTCGTTTTATGGCTGCATTGGCACTTGCTTACATGTTTGATGGAAG AATGGATGAAGTTGCACTAGTTGGCTCTTCATTAGAAGGTCGTTGGAAGAGTGTTAACTTTGATGGGGCTAGAAGGATGGCATTGAAGCATATAGAAGCTTTCGTGTTGACCTTTTCAGATCCACAAGTTTTCTCGATGGCTGCCTCATCCTCAGCTCCTGCAGCCTTGGCACAGGTAGCGGATGCAGCTCGTATACAAGAAGCAGGTCATTTGAGATGCAG TGCTGCTGAGATTGGGAGATATGTTGCCATGCTACGGAATCCTTCATCTGTCCTTCGTGCCTGTGCTGCTTTTGCTCTTCTTCAG TTCACTATTCCTGGAGGTTGGCATGCAGCACACCATGCCAGCCTTTTGCAGAAAGCTGGAGCAGCACGTGTCCTTCGTGCCGCTGCTGCGGCTACCACTGCTCCCATTGAAGCCAAAATATGTGCAAGGATAGTTCTCAGGAATCTTGAACACCACCAACTAGAAGCATCAACATAA
- the LOC135582323 gene encoding protein ARABIDILLO 1-like isoform X3 translates to MQELIGRVGIPPSRVGLLAMSRRVRRRTSQSRDKEKVAVSPPYAEAPDHCEIPRPGGCCCGGGGGAAGVDWTALPDDTVVQIFSRLNYRDRASLASTCRSWRRLGSSPSLWTSLDLRAHRCDPDIAAGLAGRCAHLRRLRFHGSSSASALIYLQARGLREIAGDCCREITDATLSVLAARHEALESLQIGPDPCMRITSDAVRHIAMCCTRLRRLRLSGIREVHGEAINALAKHCPQLAELAFLDCGLIDEGALEKVVSLRFLSVAGSRNLKWSTASLSWSNLPSLVAMDVSRTDVSASAVLKLLLTSKTLKVLCALNCTVFEEEWSYNSTACRKTKGKLLLAQFSNVFSGVASFFKGYGYVVREQSIFAEWRSLLNEDKNLSDIMSWLEWILSHSLLRVAESNPNGMDGFWLRQGAALLLSLVKSFQEDVQERAATGLAIFVVTDDENATVEPARAEAVLQNDGIPLLLELARSSQEGVQSEAAKAIANLSVNSKVAKAVADEGGIRILANLARSSNRVVAEEAAGGLWNLSVGEEHKAAIADAGGVKALVNLIFKWTSGVDGVLERAAGALANLAADDKCSVEIAMAGGVRALVTLARTCKVEGVQEQVFSSQAARALANLAAHGDSNSNNAAVGQEEGALEALVQLTFSQNEGVRQEAAGALWNLSFDDRNREAIALAGGVEALVALAHACANASQGLQERAAGALWGLSVSEANSIAIGREGGVAPLIALARSDAEDVHETAAGALWNLAFNSGNALRIIEEGGVPALVHLCSSSGSKMARFMAALALAYMFDGRMDEVALVGSSLEGRWKSVNFDGARRMALKHIEAFVLTFSDPQVFSMAASSSAPAALAQVADAARIQEAGHLRCRIVKFGGAEAMNLFFLL, encoded by the exons ATGCAAGAGCTGATCGGCCGTGTGGGGATTCCTCCATCCCGAGTCGGTTTGCTCGCGATGAGCCGCAGGGTGCGGCGGCGGACCTCCCAATCCAGAGATAAGGAGAAGGTCGCCGTGTCGCCGCCCTACGCTGAGGCTCCCGACCACTGCGAGATCCCGCGGCCCGGCGGCtgctgctgcggcggcggcggtggagcggCGGGCGTGGACTGGACCGCTCTCCCCGACGATACGGTGGTACAGATCTTCTCCCGCCTCAATTACCGCGACCGAGCGAGCCTCGCCTCCACCTGCCGCTCCTGGCGCCGCCTCGGCTCCTCCCCTTCCCTGTGGACGTCGCTCGACCTCCGCGCCCACCGCTGCGACCCCGACATCGCGGCCGGCCTCGCGGGGCGGTGCGCTCACCTCCGCCGGCTCCGCTTCCACGGATCCTCCTCTGCCTCTGCACTCATCTACCTCCAGGCGCGCGGCCTCCGGGAGATTGCCGGAGACTGCTGCCGCGAGATCACCGACGCCACCCTCTCCGTGCTTGCCGCGCGCCATGAGGCCCTCGAGAGCCTTCAGATCGGCCCGGACCCCTGCATGAGGATCACCAGCGATGCAGTCCGCCATATAGCCATGTGCTGCACGAGGCTGAGGCGGCTGCGCCTCTCTGGTATACGGGAAGTCCATGGCGAGGCCATTAACGCCCTTGCGAAGCACTGTCCGCAATTGGCGGAGCTTGCGTTCTTGGACTGTGGCTTAATCGATGAGGGTGCACTTGAGAAGGTGGTGTCACTGAGATTCTTGTCGGTGGCTGGCTCGAGGAATTTGAAGTGGTCTACGGCATCCCTCTCATGGAGCAATCTCCCAAGCTTGGTTGCTATGGACGTCTCAAGGACGGATGTGTCTGCTAGTGCTGTCTTGAAACTTCTCTTGACGTCAAAGACTTTGAAGGTACTTTGCGCTCTCAACTGTACAGTATTCGAGGAGGAATGGAGCTATAATTCTACAGCATGCAGAAAAACTAAGGGAAAGCTGCTCCTTGCCCAATTCTCCAACGTGTTCAGTGGGGTTGCTTCTTTCTTCAAAGGATATGGATATGTTGTTAGAGAACAGAGTATTTTTGCAGAATGGAGAAGCTTGCTGAATGAGGATAAGAACCTGAGTGATATCATGAGCTGGCTGGAGTGGATACTCTCACACTCTCTTCTTCGAGTGGCAGAGAGTAATCCAAATGGAATGGATGGATTTTGGTTGAGACAAGGGGCTGCTCTTTTGCTGAGCTTAGTCAAAAGTTTTCAGGAGGATGTACAGGAAAGAGCAGCAACTGGGCTGGCCATATTTGTAGTGACTGATGACGAGAATGCAACAGTGGAACCAGCAAGAGCAGAAGCGGttttgcaaaatgatggaatcccCTTGCTTCTGGAACTTGCAAGGTCTTCTCAGGAGGGTGTGCAGTCTGAAGCTGCAAAG GCCATTGCAAACTTGTCAGTGAATTCCAAAGTTGCAAAAGCAGTTGCTGATGAAGGGGGCATACGTATCCTAGCTAATCTCGCAAGGTCCTCAAACAGAGTGGTTGCTGAAGAAGCTGCTGGAGGGCTTTGGAACCTGTCTGTGGGAGAAGAGCACAAG GCAGCCATTGCTGATGCTGGTGGGGTAAAAGCTCTGGTGAATCTTATCTTCAAATGGACATCTGGAGTTGATGGAGTTCTT GAACGAGCTGCTGGTGCACTTGCAAATCTGGCTGCTGATGACAAGTGCAGTGTTGAGATTGCGATGGCCGGTGGTGTCCGTGCACTTGTTACACTCGCTAGGACATGCAAGGTTGAGGGAGTGCAAGAACAG GTGTTCTCCTCTCAGGCTGCTCGAGCATTAGCCAATTTGGCAGCTCATGGTGACAGCAATAGTAATAATGCTGCTGTTGGTCAAGAGGAGGGTGCACTTGAGGCACTAGTGCAATTGACTTTTTCTCAAAATGAAGGTGTAAG GCAAGAAGCTGCTGGCGCTTTATGGAACTTATCATTTGATGATAGAAATCGAGAAGCTATCGCTTTAGCTGGTGGAGTTGAAGCCTTG GTAGCTCTTGCACATGCATGTGCAAATGCTTCTCAAGGACTTCAGGAAAGGGCTGCTGGAGCTTTGTGGGGCTTGTCAGTCTCGGAAGCTAATAG CATCGCAATTGGACGAGAAGGTGGTGTTGCACCATTAATCGCATTGGCACGCTCAGATGCTGAA GATGTTCATGAGACTGCCGCTGGGGCTCTCTGGAATCTTGCTTTTAATTCTGGTAATGCTCTCCGAATAATTGAAGAAGGGGGAGTTCCAGCTCTTGTACATCTTTGTTCATCATCTGGATCAAAAATGGCTCGTTTTATGGCTGCATTGGCACTTGCTTACATGTTTGATGGAAG AATGGATGAAGTTGCACTAGTTGGCTCTTCATTAGAAGGTCGTTGGAAGAGTGTTAACTTTGATGGGGCTAGAAGGATGGCATTGAAGCATATAGAAGCTTTCGTGTTGACCTTTTCAGATCCACAAGTTTTCTCGATGGCTGCCTCATCCTCAGCTCCTGCAGCCTTGGCACAGGTAGCGGATGCAGCTCGTATACAAGAAGCAGGTCATTTGAGATGCAG AATTGTGAAATTTGGTGGTGCTGAAGCTATGAATCTTTTCTTTTTACTGTAA
- the LOC135616810 gene encoding putative kinase-like protein TMKL1 → MERSHKIKLLLGFLCSFLALLVLLALCHYFRKRLRWRGRRKSESLEVGDERGGAGAEEEGEEELEAEGLVKFAGAESLTVHDILEAPGEVVGKSSYGTLYRARIERSGSVLLLRFLRPSSAGRTGEVLLVARALGAVRHPNLVPLRAMYVGPRGEKLFLQPFYAAGSLKQFLRAGVAEAHRWDIILKLSLGIAKGLDHLHTGLEKPIVHGNLKTNNILLDADYQPHLADFGLHLMLNPAAAQEMLKASAAQGYKAPELVKLKDASKETDVYSLGIILFEMLAQKDPININLLQSKDFHLPISLRNLVLDHKISDVFDSELLSQSLDKNSGKAHGLLMLFQLAIACCSPSPASRPDTKHVISRLEVIA, encoded by the exons ATGGAGAGGAGCCACAAGATCAAGCTACTTCTCGGTTTCCTCTGCTCATTCCTTGCcctccttgtcttgttggcattgTGCCATTACTTTCGGAAAAGATTAAGGTGGCGAGGGAGGCGCAAAAGCGAGTCCTTGGAGGTTGGCGACGAGAGAGGAGGGGCTGGcgcggaggaggagggggaggaggagttgGAGGCGGAAGGGCTGGTGAAGTTCGCCGGGGCCGAGAGCTTGACGGTGCACGACATCTTGGAGGCGCCGGGGGAGGTAGTCGGGAAGTCGAGCTACGGGACGCTGTACAGAGCCAGAATCGAGCGGAGCGGCTCGGTGTTGCTGCTCCGGTTCCTGCGGCCATCTTCCGCCGGCCGGACCGGAGAGGTGCTGCTCGTGGCTCGGGCGCTGGGGGCCGTCCGGCACCCGAACTTGGTGCCGCTGCGCGCGATGTACGTGGGACCGCGAGGGGAGAAGCTCTTCTTGCAACCCTTCTATGCCGCGGGGTCTCTGAAGCAGTTCTTAAGAG CTGGTGTTGCTGAAGCACACAGATGGGACATCATTCTTAAGCTATCCCTTGGAATTGCCAAGGGGCTGGATCATCTTCACACAGGATTGGAGAAGCCCATCGTGCACGGCAATCTCAAGACGAACAACATTTTGCTAGATGCAGATTACCAGCCTCACCTTGCAGATTTTGGCTTGCATCTTATGTTGAATCCAGCGGCAGCCCAGGAAATGCTCAAAGCCTCTGCAGCTCAGGGATACAAAGCCCCTGAGCTGGTTAAGCTGAAAGATGCTAGCAAAGAGACTGATGTCTACAGTTTGGGAATAATCTTATTTGAGATGCTCGCTCAAAAGGATCCCATTAACATCAACTTGTTACAGTCCAAGGATTTCCATCTTCCAATCTCATTAAGAAACTTGGTTCTTGATCATAAAATCTCAGATGTCTTTGACTCCGAGCTCCTAAGCCAGAGTTTAGATAAAAATTCTGGTAAGGCGCATGGTCTACTGATGCTTTTTCAACTGGCAATTGCTTGTTGCTCTCCTTCGCCTGCTTCGAGACCAGATACAAAGCATGTTATTTCACGGCTGGAAGTTATTGCCTGA